One window of the Populus nigra chromosome 4, ddPopNigr1.1, whole genome shotgun sequence genome contains the following:
- the LOC133690962 gene encoding F-box protein 7-like, whose product MTSDFALQIPAELETALQLKTVQYLVTKRPWLDLYGVNVRPVAPYGSASRRVNVDPALIHRCLPDELLFEVFSRMAPYDLGRAACVCRKWRYTLRNPIFWRNACLKAWQLSGMVENYKILQSKYESSWRKMWLLRPRIRIDGLYVSRNTYIRAGVREWTITNPVHLVCYYRYMRFFPSGRFLYKTSGQTVKEVVKCMSFRASKTDGVFSGRYTLTDDKVEATFMYPGLCPTMWRACLRLRGTTLGANNRMDLLSLSTSKVNSDGIIEPGEDILGLVELQESVISRISHQRGLAPFAFVPFEEVETSVLNLPVEKMDYYLPG is encoded by the exons ATGACTTCAG ATTTTGCATTACAAATTCCTGCTGAGCTCGAGACAGCTCTGCAGTTGAAGACTGTGCAGTACTTGGTTACAAAGAGACCGTGGCTCG ATCTCTATGGGGTTAATGTTCGACCTGTTGCACCATACGGAAGTGCTAGCAGAAGGGTAAATGTTGATCCAGCGTTGATACACAGATGCTTGCCTGATGAGCTGCTCTTTGAG GTATTTTCACGAATGGCTCCATATGATTTGGGAAGGGCAGCTTGTGTTTGTCGAAAATGGAGATACACTCTTCGTAACCCCATATTCTGGCGCAATGCTTGCCTAAAGGCTTGGCAG CTGTCTGGAATGGTTGAGAACTATAAAATTTTGCAATCAAAGTATGAGAGCTCGTGGAGGAAAATGTGGCTTTTGAGGCCAAGGATCCGTATTGATG GTCTCTATGTCAGTAGGAATACGTATATTCGCGCAGGTGTGCGAGAGTGGACCATCACCAATCCAGTTCACTTG GTTTGCTATTACCGTTACATGAGATTTTTTCCTTCTGGCAGGTTCCTTTACAAG actTCTGGTCAAACAGTAAAGGAAGTTGTGAAATGCATGAGTTTTCGTGCTTCTAAAACAGATGGTGTTTTCAGTGGCCGCTACACATTGACAGATGACAAG GTTGAAGCCACTTTCATGTACCCTGGCTTGTGTCCCACCATGTGGAGAGCCTGCTTGAG GTTGAGGGGGACAACTTTAGGGGCCAACAATAGGATGGATTTACTCTCACTTTCTACAAGTAAAGTGAACAGTGATGGGATAATTGAGCCGGGGGAGGACATTCTTGGACTAGTTGAGTTGCAAGAGAGTGTGATTTCACGGATATCACACCAGAGGGGTCTAGCTCCTTTCGCATTTGTTCcatttgaagag GTGGAAACATCAGTTTTGAACCTGCCTGTGGAAAAGATGGATTATTATTTACCTGGCTAG
- the LOC133692691 gene encoding V-type proton ATPase 16 kDa proteolipid subunit yields MSSTFSGDETAPFFGFLGAAAALVFSCMGAAYGTAKSGVGVASMGVMRPELVMKSIVPVVMAGVLGIYGLIIAVIISTGINPKAKSYYLFDGYAHLSSGLACGLAGLSAGMAIGIVGDAGVRANAQQPKLFVGMILILIFAEALALYGLIVGIILSSRAGQSRAE; encoded by the exons ATGTCTTCGACTTTCAGCGGCGATGAGACTGCTCCTTTCTTCGGCTTCCTCGGGGCCGCTGCTGCCCTCGTCTTCTCAT GCATGGGTGCTGCCTATGGGACAGCAAAGAGTGGCGTGGGTGTGGCTTCAATGGGAGTCATGAGACCCGAACTCGTTATGAAGTCAATTGTCCCAGTTGTCATGGCTGGAGTGTTGGGAATTTATGGGTTAATTATAGCTGTTATTATTAGTACTGGAATCAATCCAAAGGCTAAATCTTATTATCTTTTCGATGGATATGCACACTTGTCTTCTGGTCTTGCTTGTGGGCTTGCTGGTTTATCTGCTGGAATGGCTATTGGTATTGTTGGCGATGCTGGTGTCCG agCTAATGCACAGCAGCCAAAGCTGTTCGTGGGCATGATTCTCATTCTCATCTTTGCTGAAGCACTTGCTCTCTATGGTCTCATCGTGGGGATCATTCTATCATCCCGGGCTGGTCAGTCTCGTGCAGAATGA
- the LOC133692594 gene encoding BTB/POZ domain-containing protein At1g21780-like, with translation MSRFQIRISPSFHLSTDNGRTIKSEMADSKVDTISRLAQWRIENFGSFSYKKSDPFKVGIWNWHLSIEKNRYLYIRLFPEPSRASKEQPPIARFVLRVSNAGANNRRPYISPVHERTLRTSEDFVWPVDSSFHGRLIIDVEFLDLKICPLNGGEASSIWPGDGMMPSVSTQGTLRCLSRMLDEAIHADVTIHTADGTLSAHKAILSASSPVFMSIFDHGLKEKESSTINIEDMTLESCMTLLSYLYGTIKQEDFWKHRVSLLGAANKYDIAALKDACEESLLEDINTMNVLERMQEAWLYQLNKLKKGCLAYLFDFGKIYDVRDEISKFFRHADKELMVEMFEEVLTVWKPV, from the exons ATGTCTCGCTTTCAAATCAGAATTTCCCCTTCCTTCCACCTCTCCACAGACAACGGAAGAACGATAAAGAGTGAAATGGCAGATTCAAAGGTAGATACCATCTCCCGACTAGCCCAGTGGAGGATCGAGAACTTTGGCTCTTTCTCCTACAAAAAATCCGATCCTTTCAAGGTCGGAATCTGGAACTG gcACTTGTCTATAGAGAAGAATCGGTACTTGTACATTCGTTTATTTCCAGAGCCGTCTCGAGCTTCCAAAGAACAGCCTCCTATCGCTAGATTTGTTCTTCGTGTCTCAAATGCTGGTGCTAATAATCGCAGGCCTTATATCTCTCCAG TTCATGAGAGAACGCTCCGGACAAGTGAGGACTTTGTCTGGCCTGTTGATTCTTCCTTCCATGGTCGCCTCATCATTGATGTTGAATTTCTAGACCTCAAAATCTGCCCTCTGAAT GGTGGGGAAGCAAGTTCCATATGGCCAGGTGATGGAATGATGCCGTCTGTTTCAACTCAAGGCACACTTCGCTGTCTCTCTCGCATGCTGGATGAGGCCATACATGCTGACGTTACCATTCATACTGCTGATGGCACCCTGAGTGCACACAAGGCAATTCTTTCTGCAAGTTCGCCTGTTTTCATGAGCATTTTCGACCACGGCCTCAAGGAAAAGGAGTCCTCCACAATCAACATAGAAGATATGACACTGGAATCTTGCATGACGCTCTTGAGTTACTTGTATGGAACCATCAAGCAAGAGGATTTTTGGAAGCATCGTGTATCACTGCTGGGGGCAGCGAACAAATATGACATTGCAGCCCTCAAGGATGCTTGCGAAGAAAGCCTCTTGGAAGACATCAATACCATGAATGTCCTTGAGAGGATGCAAGAGGCTTGGCTTTACCAGTTGAACAAGCTGAAGAAAGGATGCTTGGCCTACTTGTTTGactttggaaaaatatatgatgTTAGAGATGAAATCAGTAAGTTTTTCAGGCATGCCGACAAGGAATTGATGGTAGAAATGTTTGAAGAGGTGCTTACAGTTTGGAAACCTgtataa
- the LOC133692595 gene encoding protein transport protein SEC24 B-like, with protein sequence MPNSGSRPSPGFPMASLPGTTLWSTGKPPSGSQPSLLPPNVAAGRLAGPPVSQPPPPLASRPSPPGSMPSSMRGPAVPPSGGFPSPGSPSGPTVPPPPGVRASPFASSSPLSSGPVVNILSVPPNEAVSNGMSFASGSMLGGPRFPPVSSTPPPPMGSPPIVSAPAPPQAPPVSSMQSRPPFSAGGPGVPPPFLAGSQGVPPPPGPPSGAQTWSLQPQQVVDFGESGPVRCSRCKGYINPFMKLIDHGTGRRFTCNFCGFAEETPVAISATWVQMVGAGMLMKGLNCAEERWNLLLQRSTWSIGCDKTIMATLKHDGKLRDGSECAFQCALLYTTLYGQRRI encoded by the exons ATGCCCAATTCTGGTTCTAGGCCTTCCCCTGGTTTCCCAATGGCGTCCCTGCCTGGGACCACTCTTTGGTCAACTGGAAAGCCGCCCTCAGGATCCCAACCATCCTTATTACCGCCCAATGTAGCAGCAGGACGACTCGCTGGCCCTCCTGTTAGTCAGCCCCCACCTCCTTTAGCTTCCAGACCGTCGCCTCCGGGGTCAATGCCCTCTTCTATGCGTGGTCCCGCAGTGCCTCCTTCTGGTGGCTTCCCTTCTCCTGGTTCACCTAGTGGTCCTACTGTTCCGCCACCACCAGGGGTTCGCGCGAGTCCTTTTGCTTCGTCTTCTCCGTTGAGTTCTGGTCCAGTTGTTAACATATTGAGCGTGCCACCTAATGAAGCAGTGAGTAATGGGATGTCGTTTGCTTCTGGTTCTATGCTTGGTGGGCCTAGATTCCCTCCAGTTAGCAGTACCCCACCACCACCTATGGGATCTCCACCAATTGTTTCAGCTCCAGCTCCCCCTCAAGCTCCACCAGTTTCTTCTATGCAATCACGGCCGCCATTTTCTGCTGGAGGTCCAGGTGTGCCGCCACCTTTTTTAGCGGGATCTCAAGGTGTACCGCCACCCCCAGGTCCTCCCTCTGGAGCACAGACATGGTCACTGCAACCTCAGCAG GTTGTGGACTTTGGGGAAAGTGGTCCTGTGAGGTGTTCTCGTTGCAAAGGTTACATAAATCCTTTCATGAAACTCATTGATCATGGAACTGGAAGACGATTCACCTGTAACTTTTGTG GGTTTGCTGAAGAGACTCCCGTGGCTATCAGTGCAACCTGGGTCCAGATGGTAGGCGCAGGGATGCTGATGAAAGGCCTGAACTGTGCAGAGGAACGGTGGAATTTGTTGCTTCAAAGGAGTACATGGTCA ATTGGCTGTGACAAAACCATAATGGCAACACTAAAGCATGATGGCAAGTTGCGGGACGGCTCAGAATGTGCCTTTCAG TGTGCCCTTCTTTACACCACTCTGTATGGCCAAAGAAGAATATGA